From one Streptomyces sp. NBC_01478 genomic stretch:
- the fmt gene encoding methionyl-tRNA formyltransferase gives MKLVFAGTPEVAVPALDALIASGRHEVAAVVTRPDAPAGRGRRLVASPVAERAEEAGIEVLKPVKPRDPEFLERLREIAPDCCPVVAYGALLPRVALDIPAHGWVNLHFSLLPAWRGAAPVQHSIMSGDEITGASTFLIEEGLDSGPVYGTVTEEIRPTDTSGDLLTRLAFAGSGLLAATMDGIEDGTLKAVPQSGEGITLAPKINVEDAQVEWSAPALRVDRVVRGCTPAPGAWTVFRGERLKIVQAVPVPERTDLAPGALAVGKNNVYVGTGSYAVELLWVQAQGKKPMRAADWARGARIGAGETVGNREA, from the coding sequence ATGAAGCTCGTGTTCGCCGGTACCCCCGAGGTCGCTGTTCCCGCCCTGGACGCCCTGATCGCCTCCGGGCGGCACGAGGTGGCCGCCGTCGTCACGCGGCCCGACGCGCCGGCCGGGCGTGGGCGCAGGCTGGTGGCGAGTCCCGTCGCCGAGCGGGCCGAGGAGGCGGGCATCGAGGTGCTGAAGCCCGTCAAGCCGCGCGACCCGGAGTTCCTGGAGCGGCTGCGGGAGATCGCGCCCGACTGCTGTCCCGTCGTCGCCTACGGCGCCCTGTTGCCCCGCGTCGCCCTCGACATCCCCGCGCACGGCTGGGTCAACCTGCACTTCTCGCTGCTCCCCGCCTGGCGCGGCGCCGCCCCGGTGCAGCACTCCATCATGTCCGGCGACGAGATCACCGGCGCCTCCACCTTCCTGATCGAGGAGGGACTCGACTCCGGGCCCGTCTACGGCACCGTCACCGAGGAGATCCGCCCCACCGACACCAGCGGCGACCTGCTCACCCGGCTCGCGTTCGCCGGCTCGGGCCTGCTCGCCGCGACCATGGACGGTATCGAGGACGGGACCCTGAAGGCCGTACCGCAGTCGGGCGAGGGCATCACCCTCGCTCCGAAGATCAATGTCGAGGACGCCCAGGTGGAATGGTCGGCTCCTGCCCTGCGGGTGGATCGGGTGGTGCGTGGGTGCACGCCCGCCCCCGGGGCCTGGACCGTGTTCCGGGGCGAGCGGCTCAAGATCGTCCAGGCCGTGCCGGTGCCCGAGCGGACCGACCTCGCGCCCGGGGCGCTGGCGGTCGGCAAGAACAATGTGTACGTCGGCACCGGTTCGTACGCCGTCGAGCTGCTGTGGGTGCAGGCGCAGGGCAAGAAGCCGATGCGGGCGGCGGACTGGGCGCGCGGGGCGCGGATCGGCGCGGGGGAGACCGTGGGGAACCGAGAGGCGTGA
- a CDS encoding primosomal protein N' produces the protein MSSADGERDGGAAGAPPEQLALIRESVRQAKGPKAKPRTWRGAALAGELPVARVLVDKGVLHLDRYFDYAVPEELDADARPGVRVRVRFGAGRHRVRDGRREGGGLIDGFLVERLAESDYSGPLAALAQVVSPEPVLSAELLGLARAVADRYAGSLADVLQLAVPPRSARAEQKPSPAPLPPPGVPEAGSWARYERGAGFLEALASGGAPRAVWNALPGPEWSEEIARAVAATLASGRGALVVVPDGRAAGRVDAALTALLGEGRHALLTADAGPEKRYRQWLAVRRGSVRAVVGTRAAMFAPVRDLGLVAIWDDGDDSHSEQHAPQPHAREVLLLRAALDKCGFLLGSWSCTVEAAQLVASGWARPLVASREQVRAAAPLVRTVGDGDLARDEAARAARLPTLAWQAVREGLKHGPVLVQVPRRGYVPRMACAQCRAAARCRHCAGPLEGQDAGVLRCGWCGVAENSWHCPECGGFRLRAQIVGARRTAEELGRAFPAVPVRTSGREQVLDTVPGTPALVVSTPGAEPVADGGYAAALLLDGWAMLGRPDLRAGEDALRRWVAAGSLVRPQGVGGTVVVVAEPTLRPVQALVRWDPVGHAVRELAERGELGFPPVSRMAAVAGGAGAVAEFLAAVELPPDAEVLGPVPMVVPVASTGRARRVGDPPVGEQWERALIRVRPGSGGALAAALKAAQAARMARGGGDVVRVRVDPPDIG, from the coding sequence GTGAGCAGCGCGGACGGGGAACGGGACGGCGGGGCGGCGGGTGCGCCGCCCGAGCAGCTTGCGCTGATTCGGGAGAGTGTGCGGCAGGCCAAGGGGCCGAAGGCGAAGCCGCGGACGTGGCGGGGGGCCGCGTTGGCCGGGGAGTTGCCCGTCGCGCGGGTGCTCGTCGACAAGGGGGTGCTGCATCTTGACCGGTACTTCGACTATGCGGTGCCGGAGGAACTCGACGCCGATGCGCGGCCCGGGGTGCGGGTGCGGGTCCGGTTCGGGGCCGGGCGGCATCGGGTGCGGGACGGGCGGCGTGAGGGCGGGGGGCTGATCGACGGGTTCCTGGTCGAGCGGCTGGCCGAGTCCGACTACTCCGGGCCGCTTGCCGCGCTGGCGCAGGTCGTGTCGCCGGAGCCGGTGCTGAGCGCGGAGCTGCTCGGGCTGGCCCGGGCCGTCGCCGACCGGTACGCCGGGAGTCTCGCCGATGTGCTGCAACTGGCCGTGCCGCCGCGCAGCGCCCGGGCCGAGCAGAAGCCGTCGCCCGCGCCGTTGCCGCCGCCGGGGGTGCCCGAGGCGGGGTCCTGGGCGCGGTACGAGCGGGGGGCCGGGTTTCTGGAGGCGCTGGCCTCGGGAGGCGCGCCGCGTGCGGTGTGGAACGCGCTGCCGGGGCCCGAGTGGAGCGAGGAGATCGCGCGGGCCGTCGCCGCGACGCTCGCCTCGGGGCGCGGGGCGCTCGTCGTCGTACCGGACGGGCGGGCCGCCGGGCGGGTGGACGCAGCGTTGACGGCGCTCCTCGGTGAGGGGCGGCATGCGCTGCTCACCGCCGATGCCGGGCCCGAGAAGCGGTACCGGCAGTGGCTGGCCGTACGACGGGGGTCCGTGCGCGCGGTCGTCGGGACGCGGGCCGCGATGTTCGCGCCGGTGCGGGACCTGGGGCTGGTCGCGATCTGGGACGACGGGGACGACAGCCACAGCGAACAGCACGCGCCGCAGCCGCATGCGCGGGAGGTGCTGCTGCTGCGGGCCGCGCTGGACAAGTGCGGCTTCCTGCTGGGGAGTTGGAGCTGCACGGTGGAGGCCGCGCAGTTGGTGGCGAGCGGGTGGGCGCGGCCGTTGGTCGCATCGCGCGAGCAGGTGCGGGCGGCCGCTCCGCTCGTACGGACCGTGGGGGACGGGGACTTGGCGCGGGACGAGGCCGCGCGGGCCGCCCGGTTGCCCACGTTGGCCTGGCAGGCGGTGCGGGAGGGGTTGAAGCACGGGCCTGTGCTGGTGCAGGTGCCCCGGCGGGGGTATGTGCCGCGGATGGCGTGCGCCCAGTGCCGGGCCGCCGCGCGGTGTCGGCACTGTGCGGGGCCGTTGGAGGGGCAGGACGCGGGGGTACTGCGGTGTGGGTGGTGCGGGGTCGCGGAGAACTCCTGGCACTGTCCCGAGTGCGGGGGGTTCCGGCTGCGGGCCCAGATCGTGGGGGCACGGCGGACCGCGGAGGAGCTGGGGCGGGCGTTTCCCGCTGTGCCGGTGCGGACGTCCGGGCGGGAGCAGGTGCTCGACACGGTGCCGGGGACGCCTGCGTTGGTCGTGAGTACGCCGGGGGCCGAGCCGGTGGCCGACGGGGGGTATGCGGCGGCCTTGTTGCTGGACGGGTGGGCGATGCTCGGGCGGCCTGATCTGCGGGCGGGGGAGGATGCGTTGCGGCGGTGGGTCGCGGCGGGTTCGCTGGTGCGGCCGCAGGGGGTTGGGGGGACCGTTGTCGTGGTGGCGGAACCTACCTTGCGGCCTGTGCAGGCGCTGGTTCGGTGGGATCCCGTGGGGCATGCGGTGCGGGAGCTTGCGGAGCGGGGGGAGTTGGGGTTTCCGCCGGTGTCTCGGATGGCGGCGGTCGCGGGGGGTGCGGGGGCTGTCGCGGAGTTTCTTGCCGCTGTTGAACTGCCGCCGGATGCTGAGGTGTTGGGGCCGGTTCCGATGGTGGTGCCGGTTGCTTCGACGGGGCGCGCTCGGCGGGTGGGGGATCCGCCTGTGGGGGAGCAGTGGGAGCGGGCGTTGATTCGGGTGCGGCCGGGGAGTGGGGGGGCGTTGGCTGCGGCGTTGAAGGCTGCGCAGGCTGCTCGGATGGCTCGGGGTGGGGGGGATGTGGTGCGGGTGCGGGTTGATCCGCCGGATATCGGGTGA
- a CDS encoding TetR/AcrR family transcriptional regulator, which yields MLDVTWELATRKGLPAVTMRAVAQELDVNPMTLYRHVGDKQGLLDGLVERLLLEIDVPGPGLDWRDQLRLLARNMRATARRHPDLFLLLFQRPAVTPEAVGPRNAVYGALRAAGLPEERIPRAERLLSTFMLGFAASEAGGRFRDSDPDEDMAFAEDLIVQVLAEARKIK from the coding sequence GTGCTGGACGTGACATGGGAGTTGGCGACCCGGAAGGGCCTGCCGGCCGTCACGATGCGGGCCGTCGCGCAGGAACTCGACGTGAACCCGATGACGCTCTACCGCCACGTCGGCGACAAGCAGGGACTCCTCGACGGCCTCGTGGAACGGCTGTTGCTGGAGATCGACGTGCCCGGTCCCGGACTCGACTGGCGCGACCAACTGCGCCTGCTCGCCCGCAACATGAGGGCCACCGCCCGTCGCCACCCCGACCTGTTCCTGCTGCTCTTCCAGCGCCCGGCGGTCACACCCGAGGCCGTCGGGCCGCGGAACGCGGTCTACGGTGCTCTGCGCGCCGCAGGTCTCCCGGAGGAGCGGATTCCGCGGGCCGAGCGCCTGCTGTCCACGTTCATGCTCGGGTTCGCCGCGTCGGAGGCCGGGGGGCGGTTCCGGGACAGCGACCCGGACGAGGACATGGCCTTCGCGGAGGACCTCATCGTCCAGGTCCTCGCCGAGGCCCGGAAGATCAAGTGA
- a CDS encoding ABC transporter ATP-binding protein: MLTVSGLYKRWGPVQALDGFDLHIEPGEICGLIGHNGAGKTTFARTVAGLERPDAGSVLVAGVDLATAPRSARSLIGLAPQESALYPTATLRQNLRLFGGLAGLHRTRLSTELAAVAEELVLTDVLDRPIATLSGGQQRRAQAATVLLPRPRVLLLDEPTVGADPTTREALLRLVRTRADEGAAVCYTTHYLPELEHLDATLAVAASGRVIARGHRADLLDGLPGEVTVTFTGAVPEHLARTSTAPGELRFSTADPAQALARLLRDLGPDTARVRSAAIREPSLDDLYRSLATRQLPTETHDAA; encoded by the coding sequence ATGCTGACCGTCAGCGGCCTGTACAAACGGTGGGGCCCCGTCCAGGCACTGGACGGCTTCGACCTGCACATCGAGCCCGGCGAGATCTGCGGTCTGATCGGCCACAACGGCGCGGGCAAGACCACGTTCGCCCGGACGGTCGCCGGTCTGGAGCGACCCGACGCGGGCTCGGTCCTCGTCGCGGGAGTGGATCTCGCCACCGCCCCTCGCTCCGCACGGAGCCTGATCGGCCTGGCGCCCCAGGAGTCGGCCCTCTACCCGACCGCCACCCTGCGCCAGAACCTCCGCCTCTTCGGCGGCCTGGCCGGCCTCCACCGCACCCGACTGAGCACCGAACTGGCCGCCGTAGCCGAGGAGTTGGTCCTCACCGACGTACTCGACCGGCCGATCGCGACACTCTCCGGCGGCCAACAGCGCCGCGCCCAGGCGGCCACGGTCCTCCTCCCCCGCCCCCGCGTGCTGCTGCTCGACGAACCCACCGTGGGCGCCGACCCCACCACCCGCGAAGCGCTGCTACGACTCGTCAGGACCCGCGCCGACGAAGGCGCCGCCGTCTGCTACACCACCCACTACCTACCGGAGTTGGAGCACCTGGACGCCACACTCGCGGTCGCCGCGTCCGGCCGGGTGATCGCCCGCGGACACCGCGCCGACCTCCTTGACGGCCTGCCCGGCGAGGTCACCGTGACGTTCACCGGCGCCGTACCGGAACACCTGGCACGGACCTCAACTGCCCCCGGGGAACTGCGTTTCAGCACCGCGGACCCGGCCCAGGCGCTGGCCCGACTCCTCCGCGACCTGGGCCCCGACACCGCGCGGGTCCGCTCGGCCGCGATCCGCGAACCGTCGCTGGACGACCTCTACCGCAGCCTCGCCACCCGCCAACTCCCCACGGAGACCCACGATGCGGCCTGA
- a CDS encoding ABC transporter permease translates to MTRHTLVLLVRDPGTPLAYTVMSLVLLTVLHPVYDRLATPGTPGIVQAAPGIAVMFTLLALDVAGQLLLSERTWHTWDRLRSGPAAPSAILAGKSLPLIALFLTQQTVLFLFATAAFGFPLTAGTWRLPLLALLWALCVTSCGLALGVHARSQGQLAAASDIGALTITCLSGCLVPLAVLPHWVSTVAPATPGYWALHGFQAAVTGNTPAYAHSTAVLAAITATALLVSARGIHH, encoded by the coding sequence ATGACCCGCCACACCCTCGTCCTGCTCGTACGGGACCCGGGCACCCCGCTCGCCTACACGGTCATGTCCCTGGTGCTGCTGACCGTGCTCCACCCGGTGTACGACCGCCTGGCCACCCCCGGAACACCGGGCATCGTGCAGGCCGCCCCGGGCATCGCGGTGATGTTCACCCTGCTCGCCCTGGACGTGGCCGGACAGCTCCTGCTCTCCGAACGCACCTGGCACACCTGGGATCGCCTCCGATCCGGCCCGGCGGCGCCTTCCGCGATCCTGGCCGGCAAGTCCCTCCCGCTGATCGCGCTGTTCCTGACCCAGCAGACGGTGCTGTTCCTCTTCGCGACCGCGGCCTTCGGTTTCCCCCTCACCGCCGGCACCTGGCGCCTCCCCCTGCTGGCCCTCCTCTGGGCGCTGTGCGTCACCTCCTGCGGCCTCGCACTCGGCGTACACGCCCGCAGCCAGGGCCAGTTGGCCGCCGCCTCCGACATCGGCGCCCTCACGATCACCTGCCTCAGCGGCTGCCTGGTCCCCCTCGCCGTCCTCCCCCACTGGGTCTCCACGGTGGCCCCCGCGACACCGGGCTACTGGGCCCTGCACGGCTTCCAGGCAGCCGTCACCGGCAACACCCCGGCCTACGCCCACTCGACAGCGGTCCTCGCGGCCATCACAGCGACAGCACTCCTCGTATCGGCCCGCGGCATCCACCACTGA
- a CDS encoding helix-turn-helix domain-containing protein — MLDQSHDFGPELRRRRLAALLSLHQLGQRVHYSKSQLSKVERGIKRPTPELARLCDTELRADGALSRLVAVRPSEPPLPAPGNDDEVWLMHLRKDGSSSFQPVTRRGLITAGAASVLTLRTGDPGALPLDGAETFADASRMLFDQFRRLGQTSGPASVLPPLIAQTHSLEQLATHSSPHGRRTLLLLASRYAEYAGWMAQESGDDTAAIWWTDRAVHLAAAGADPGLATYAQVRRSLISLYRGDIAEAVQLAGHALESDAPARIRGLAAQHLAQGAAANGDHATCMTSLDRARRLLEQDAADPSEPVLGASHVPDVVSMFTGWCLYDLGRPRQAAALLDQETARIPEHAFRTRARYGVRRALAHAAAGEIDHACRIATDVLPSVRLTHSATVSADLRRLGHTLGRHARNASVRALIPDLSGALAHSHTF, encoded by the coding sequence GTGCTGGATCAGTCGCACGACTTCGGGCCCGAACTGCGCAGAAGGCGCCTCGCCGCCCTGCTCTCTCTGCACCAACTGGGACAGCGCGTGCACTACAGCAAGAGCCAACTCAGCAAGGTGGAACGGGGAATCAAGCGTCCGACACCCGAACTGGCACGCCTGTGCGACACGGAGCTGCGTGCCGACGGCGCACTCAGCCGGCTCGTGGCCGTCCGGCCCTCCGAACCACCTCTGCCCGCCCCCGGAAACGACGACGAGGTCTGGCTGATGCACCTGCGCAAGGACGGTTCGAGTTCCTTCCAACCCGTGACCCGCCGCGGGCTCATCACCGCGGGCGCCGCCTCGGTGCTGACCCTGCGCACCGGCGATCCGGGCGCGCTCCCCCTCGACGGGGCCGAGACCTTCGCGGACGCCTCACGGATGCTGTTCGACCAGTTCCGGCGGCTCGGCCAGACGTCGGGCCCCGCGAGTGTGCTGCCGCCACTCATCGCCCAGACCCACAGCCTGGAACAACTCGCCACCCACAGCAGCCCGCACGGCCGGCGCACCCTGCTGCTCCTCGCCTCCCGCTACGCCGAGTACGCGGGCTGGATGGCCCAGGAATCCGGCGACGACACAGCCGCGATCTGGTGGACGGATCGCGCCGTACACCTGGCGGCAGCGGGTGCGGACCCCGGGCTGGCCACATACGCACAGGTCAGGCGCTCGCTGATCAGCCTGTACCGAGGAGACATCGCCGAAGCCGTACAACTGGCCGGCCATGCCCTGGAGAGCGACGCACCCGCCCGTATCCGCGGCCTGGCCGCCCAGCATCTGGCCCAGGGTGCCGCCGCGAACGGCGACCACGCCACCTGCATGACCAGCCTCGACCGCGCCCGCCGACTCCTCGAACAGGACGCCGCCGACCCCTCCGAACCGGTCCTCGGCGCCTCCCACGTACCCGACGTCGTCTCGATGTTCACCGGCTGGTGCCTGTACGACCTGGGCCGTCCGAGGCAGGCGGCCGCTCTGCTGGACCAGGAGACCGCCCGCATCCCGGAGCACGCCTTCCGCACCCGGGCCCGGTACGGCGTCCGGCGCGCGCTGGCCCACGCGGCGGCGGGCGAGATCGACCACGCCTGCCGGATCGCCACCGACGTCCTGCCGTCCGTACGGCTCACCCACTCCGCCACGGTCTCCGCCGACCTGCGCCGCCTCGGCCACACGCTCGGCAGACACGCCCGCAACGCCTCCGTACGAGCCCTGATCCCGGACCTGTCCGGCGCACTCGCCCACTCCCACACCTTCTAG
- a CDS encoding TIR domain-containing protein has translation MHEIFVNYRTKGGKEVAYACDRVLSARFGPDSVFLARKSIEPGNNYIDVLVRAARRSHVLLALVDEEWIDAPDRNRPGRRALDDPQDWVRREIEEALASGVLIVPLFIGRRVEQLDPRRLPRSIAEIAECQYTRVDQHSLEADLTRLGDRLVRLVPALASLDRGVAPPSEPAPAEPESTVRNDNQSGGIGQVNGTVGTYVHDAHGPMNTGGGSQFNGPQVNGDGTNVISGDNHGGIRQGFGTRTPRGGEER, from the coding sequence ATGCACGAGATCTTCGTCAACTACCGCACCAAGGGCGGCAAGGAGGTCGCCTACGCGTGCGACCGTGTGCTGTCGGCCAGGTTCGGCCCCGACAGCGTCTTCCTCGCCCGGAAGTCGATCGAGCCCGGCAACAACTACATCGACGTCCTCGTCCGGGCGGCCCGGCGCAGTCATGTGCTGCTCGCTCTCGTGGACGAGGAGTGGATCGACGCACCCGACCGGAACAGGCCAGGCAGGCGCGCGCTGGACGACCCTCAGGACTGGGTCCGTCGTGAGATAGAGGAGGCGCTGGCGTCAGGGGTGCTGATCGTGCCGCTGTTCATCGGCCGCAGGGTCGAGCAGCTCGATCCCCGGCGGCTGCCCAGGTCGATCGCGGAGATCGCGGAATGCCAGTACACACGGGTGGATCAGCACAGCCTGGAGGCCGATCTCACCCGGCTCGGCGACCGGCTCGTACGGCTGGTGCCCGCCCTCGCCTCCCTGGACCGCGGTGTCGCCCCACCATCTGAACCCGCCCCCGCCGAACCGGAGTCGACCGTTCGCAACGACAACCAGAGCGGTGGGATAGGCCAGGTGAACGGCACCGTAGGAACGTATGTGCACGACGCCCACGGCCCGATGAACACGGGCGGCGGCAGCCAGTTCAACGGCCCGCAGGTCAACGGCGACGGCACGAACGTCATCTCCGGGGACAACCACGGCGGGATACGTCAGGGGTTCGGCACCCGGACTCCGCGCGGGGGCGAGGAACGGTGA